TGCTCGTCTGGGGCGGGCAGAAATGAATTTAGGGCAAATCGGCCAAGccgaggggaagaagaagaagcagaagaagcagaatcGACGCTGAAGAGACGCAGAATCGACGCAGAAGTGACGCAGAAGTGACGCAGAAAGGGACGGACCAAGACGTGGAAGACCGAGTCGTGACAGCTCGAAGGAAACACAGCTCGGGTGAGTATCCAGGGGGGTGACACATCCACGGGAGTTGGTACCAAGCCACTTCAGTTGCAGGGAACCGAAATTGATCAAAGCAGAACGCCAGCcggtgcagaaaaaatgaattcagACGTGGATAACACGAGTGGCAGCGGTGAGAAAGAGCAGCTTGGTCTCCTCTGTAAGGAGGCCGAGGATGAGTGCCGGGAAAGCGCGCCCTCCGGGGTACACACTGGCATGGTTATTTCGCAGCGCATTTGtttctctttattttgttatattatattgtaCTTGATTATATTTGATTactcttctttatttttctttatttttctttatttttccttatctCCCCTCGCAGGGAACTACATCGAACTGGGTCCGCCCGAACGGACGCTGTACAGGTACCTGACGATGGTGCTGCACCTCGTGCTGCTAGCAAGCATCCTAGGCCTGGTGACCATGGGGATATACTTCATTCGAACCCCCTGCGAGCAATGTGATTTCTACAACAGGGTGCTGGCGATAGCTATATGGATTAAAAGCATCGGACATGTCAACCTGACAATTACAAGAGTAAAGAAGCGAGACGAAATAGAAAACAACGAACAGATGAGAAGCCTAGTCATATATTTAATCAAGCTATTTAACTCCTTGACCTTCCTCCTGCTGTTGTTGTCTCTTCACctactccatttttacagAAACAAATGCTCCTACTCCACGGTGGCTTTGAGGTTCATAAAGCTCTTTTACTATTTTACCATCACCCTGTACTTCCTACCCCTCCTATTTTATATCTCCCTTGGGTTATTCCTTTCCATAATTATTTGTGTCATAATAAATTTCTCCGTTGATGAAAACGATCGCATTCCAACTCCTGAAAATGTCATAAATAAATTGAGCGTCTTAAAATACAGCGATATGGACTTTGCGCgtaatgggaaaaatgaacaggaaaaaaaaaaaaaaattaaaaaaacccTCTTTTGAAATTATATTTGATAAGGTCAAAAGGGTCATGCAGAGAAAGGGCAAtagagaggaggaggaggagaagaagaagaaaaaaaaaaaaatctcaagAATTCTTTGAGTGTGAGAAATGCATCCCCCCTTGTTGATGACCACCTGAGGGAGATGCTAAATCCGCTTAAGGGGAGTAGTGACCCAAATGAGCATTCTGACTTTGCTAATGGGGGGTCCCCGGGGAAGGTGCCCAGCAGTGGCTCGGAGGACGCATCGAATGGGATAGACAGTTCGCTCCACGGGGGGGAGAACGACCATAGGGGGGAGAACGACCAAGAGGAGGGTTACCAGAACGACCACGAGGATGATGAAGAGATCTGCTCTATATGCATGATGAACTACGTACGCAGCGATGACGTTATGATGATGCCGTGCGACAAGCGTCACTTCTTCCACGTGGGCTGCCTTACCAAGTGGCTGTACAAAAGCCAAGCGTGCCCCATCTGCAGGACCAACATTGTCAGCTGCCTCAACGCGCAGGGTGAAGTCGTTTGATTGTCGTACCCCACCAGCGAGTGAGAATGCTACGTccaaagttttttttttttttttttttgttcagcaTTTCTTTTGTGAAAAAGTATTTGTGTGACAAGTTAATCGCTTCTACGCGGTGTttggcatatatatactaccCACAACATGCCTGCGTGGTtgttcccccgttttgtgcTTCTTACCcgcggggggaggggagagaGCAAAGTAGACACGGTTAAGCTGAAGGGGGGGTGGCTGAACACGGGATCAACTAAAACATATGCAGCAgccgcctctccccccccacatatacacacagacacacatttttgtggcctcccttttttgattCATGGGGTGCGCAGTTGGACATAGTGACTACCCGCACAGCAccgttttcttccttcgcCAACATTGACGCACCTTCCATCATGTTTGCATTGCATTGGCTTGTCTTGTCTTTGACTGTTCACGTGAGAACCAACTCCGAGTATGCCGCTGCGCCACCTCTTCttgtttttgttaaattgCAGGCTGATGTTATGTCACGTATGAGCAGACCTCTCTGTGGTGAAACCAGTCCTTCATCTGCGCCGCGGCAGGGGAaggtggggaaaaaggggagaaaaagggagatgaACGAAGAATGAAAGGGAGATAGACGGGGACGAAATATTTGTGCGTTCTTATTTTGCACCAAGTCGCCCACTTGCTCGTGGCTGAAACCCACTTGGCATTCCTTCGAGCAGTAGTACGCCCGTTTGCACTGCGAGCATTGTAGTTCGGCCTGAACGTGGGGAAGTGGCGGAAGGATATGGCGGGGGGAATGGCGAGGGAAATGGCGGGAGGGTATGGCGGAAGGATATGGTGGAAGGATATGGGCCCTTTTTCCATGCaccgaatttttttcccctctgttTTGTTAATTACAATCTCCTTGCAGCTGTCGCAGAGGAAAGGCTCCTCCTTTGCTTCACCCTCTGCTGATGCTTCTCCCCGTTTGTCGTTCGCGCCCTTTTCGTCATTCGAGTGAGGACCGCCATGGGTGTCTGAAATTGGGTTGGGAAGTGAAAGTGGAGAGGGTAGTGTTGTCCCCCTGGTACACGTTTTTCGGCGCGTCTGGGgagcttcccccctttgccgcgtttcccccctttggagtGTTACCCTTCTTTGCGCCCTTCCCAGCCTGCTGGTCAAATTCATACACGGAGAGGTACATGTCAGAAATGCTTCCCAAAAGGTCCCTCTCGATGGTGACGCTGCTCAGGAGGGATGCTAATCTCCTTTTGTTCTTCAGCACGTCCTCTTTGATTTCTTCAAAGATTTCCGGCACCTGTCCAGAGTGAAAAGGGGAGCGTCGATGAGGCGGCTATGAAGTGGCTATGAAGTGGCAGGATTTATTTCCCTGTTCAGGATgatttgccattttttctttcccctttttttttttttcggaatGACTCACCACGTCGATGATCAGGTAGGAGTTTTTGTTTTCCGGGAAGACGCTCTTGGAAATGTACAGGTGCTGCAGACGGTGGGGAGGGGGTGGCCTCGCAGTTTGGTTGGTTCGTTTAGCGGCTGCTTCCTTTAGCGGCTAGTTCGTTTAACGGCTAGTTCGCTCGGTTGCCTATTTGCTGCCTCTCTTCCGTGGCTCCGCTTCCCGCTTTACCTCGATGAACGTGTGCAGCGTCTTCATGGGGGGCAGCTGCTCGTGCAGGGGCTCGTTCATGTACTTCCGGAGCTGAGCGGTGGGATGGAAGCGGCGGGACGGAAGCGGTGAGACGGACGCGGTGGGATGGAAGCGGTGAGACGGACGCGGTGGGACTAACGCGGTGAAGCAAACGAGAGGGGACTGATGCACCCCCCCTGTGTACCTTCAAAATGTTGTTCCTCCTATAATTGGTCATTTCGTACCTGTCAGGAGTGCAAAGAAGGGAATAACAATTAATGTCGACACAAGTGATTGTCGCATAAGCCCCAATCCAGTTTGGAACTCCTTCGCTCtgagtgatttttttttttttgtttacttttCTTGACAGTTCCTAGTCAATATCAGAGTGTACAGTATAAGCCACAGCTTCAGGGAGGGGGGGTAGACGCCGTGTGCAGTTcagtgaagaaaatatgtTTGCCATATGTAGGTGGTcatcaaaaaagaaaaaaaaaaaagagtacaCTTCGTTATCCGCActgcttctttttcgttGCTTCTACCTGTTTCTCAATCGTACATAAGGTGCTTCCTTCCCGTTTTACCCACCTGTGTATGCGTTTGTGCACGTGAGCGTGAACGTTAACGTGAACGTGAACGGTGCGTGGGGAGTAACCCCAAAGGGATGTCCATTACGCACATCTCCATCATGTGCATATGGACATGCACTCATCAGTGCGCTTAAGTAGATCGGCGCTGGATATCAAAAATTACTCATTTCCTTCAAACACGTAGTTGTCGTGTGCCCACGGTCTCTTCTCCAGGAGAGGAATTAAAATTAGCAAAATATCTGaggatggaaaaatgggggagggcATCCTGTATTGTACCCCTTCATGACAGCATcgtgagggaaaaaaaggttgttTTGAAAGAAGCGAAAGAGCATgtcctgcttcttccctccttcTCCCCTCCTTCTCCTAACCGTAATCCACTATCTTATTGATGACTGTGTTGTTGAGGAGATGAATCCTGTCCGTTATGTTCCGCAGGGCGTTGATAACACTGATGTATATTTTCAGTCTGTCTATGTTTTGCGACTTgtcgttttcttccttcagcaTCTACAGAAGAAgtagggggggagggggactCATATATTGATGCGTAGAGGGTCACAGAAATGACGCGCCAGTTTGTGTCCCCCTCCTGGTGACCTCGCTTATGGACATCTCGCTTATGGGCTTAACAAAGTACTCCTCTGAATTGCTAAAGgggtgggaaaataaaaaaaaataaaaataaaaaaaataaaaaaaaataaaaataaagcaaaataataaaacttTAACACACGCATTGAGCATGTCCACTCCGCTGCAACCTTCTGATCAACGCTGACGACCGACCGCTTCGCCCATCTCCTACCTCTTCAGGAAGGCCACCAAATTGGAGTAAAGATACGCAAAGAGGTTTATCATGTGGCTGTCTATTTTGTCATATGCGTGATCTGCGCATAGGACCCTCTCGAAGATGTTCAGTAATGTCACTTCGTGGTACAGCTGGGGGTGGAGGGGGTAAGTGGgttaaatagaaaaagggCCTTGCTTCAGTGGGGAAGCAGCGATTACAGGGAGAcattctccctttttttgggcaTGTACGTATAAGGGGTGTAAGGGTGTATATCCTTACCGATATGTAACTGGAGATGCGATTCTGCGCAGTTGTGTCATCTCCGTTTTTTGGACCTCCGCTGGCACTCTGCAGTTCGCTTCCCCCCACTTCTTGTGGCAATGATTTGTCTTTGCTACACTTTGTTAATTCTTCCGAGTGGAGAAATCGGACGAAGTAGGTGGTGATTAGTTCCCTAAGCAGTATTTCAAACTTTgcaagggggaaggggggggaagtgtgCAGAAGGAAGGAGTCCTTCCCATGTGGGGGTAAATAttcatatgtgtgcatagcAGTGTTCACCACTTCGTCGCAGAAAAGACGCTCAAGTGTTTATACTGAACTGCTCCCGCTCAACTGCTCATGCTCTACTGCTCAGATGGTCATTCCCGGTACCTTCCCCATGAGGGCGTCCACCCGTTCGTCCCCGATGGTGTCCAGCATGTCACTGTTGCGGTGGAGGTAGAGGTTGATCGAGACTAGGCTCTTGTGGCACTCAAACCATCTAAGGGGAAGACATGGAGGTAGCAGCgggtttgaaaaaagggggcattcCCAAGCGCGGTTCGACACGATCGTTTGGCGAGTCCTGCAAGTGCGACGCCATGTTGTGTTGCGTTTCTCTATGCTTCGCGTCACGTGCCGTTTTATTCGTTATgtttgggatttttttttctccttttttttcccttttttttctcctttttttcccttttttttcttccttttttttcttcctttttttcttcNNNNNNNNNNNNNNNNNNNNNNNNNNNNNNNNNNNNNNNNNNNNNNNNNNNNNNNNNNNNNNNNNNNNNNNNNNNNNNNNNNNNNNNNNNNNNNNNNNNNNNNNNNNNNNNNNNNNNNNNNNNNNNNNNNtttttttttccttctctctctctttcaTACCCCTTGGAATATATGTCTAGGACCCCCCCACTCCGAAGAGCACTCAAATGAGTGAAGAAGTCCACATCCGTAATATCCATTTTGGCCCAAGTTCAAGTTTGGCTGAATTTCTTTCTGTGCAGCTTTGCTGCAGGTGTTAATGATTTGACTGcgttaaggaaaaaatgtcgCTTATTTGGATTGGCGGGCGGAGGTTAGCACCACGTGGGGGTGTCCATGTGGCGGTCAAATTGGGTAGTCAATTCAGGAGGTAAAGTTGGACAGTCAAATCAGGAGGTCAAGCTGGGTAGTCAATTCAGGAGGTCAAGTTGGACAGTCAAGTCAGGCGGtccttcaaaatgggaacctTTCTTTTGGCGGAAAGGTGTGCGAGCACGGGGGGGAAATATCCTTTAGCTGGGAGTCAACCGCTTTAGCTTAAGCGGGGGCACTCTTAAATTTGTGCGCTGCGCTATGGGATTACTGCGCTATGGGATGATTGCGCCACGGGATTCGCCACGTGGCTGCTCCTATTATGCTCCTCCCATGGTGTCCACCCTTATGAATATGCACTTGCGGAGAAGGCCACCTCGGGGACAGCCACAATAACGACCGCTTCGCCGCTTTGTGTGTAGAGAGAGCTAGCTGGACTGGCTGAGCCAACCGCGCAACAAAATAACATGAGAACATGTATCACGAGAGGAGGaatcgattatttttttctacaaaaaaaaattgctgccACAGTTTTGGGGCACCCTTTCGTTTTAAACCCACGCGCGTacgtttcatttttacgcAACGACATGTCGGAACAGTGAAACTCATTAGAGCAGTCTCACTCGTTTTTAACGTCCTCGCCATTTTGTAGAAACTTTTCGCGAGGTCTCCTTTGGTACACAATTCATCTATTTGCTCTTCCCCgcatggtttttttttttgtcccgcATTTACCATTTGAACTGTTttacctgacctgttcaggaaaaaaaaaaaaaacaagcaagCAGGGAGGGAGGGAGGCAGACAGGCGGACATGCGGGCAGACAGACAGACAGACAGACAGACAGACAGACAGCACGGAGAACCTTGTGAGGAAGGCCAAAAGAGGGGGTGCTTCTAACATTccccatttaaaaaaaaaaagaagaagcaaatc
The window above is part of the Plasmodium cynomolgi strain B DNA, chromosome 11, whole genome shotgun sequence genome. Proteins encoded here:
- a CDS encoding zinc finger protein (putative), giving the protein MNSDVDNTSGSGNYIELGPPERTLYRYLTMVLHLVLLASILGLVTMGIYFIRTPCEQCDFYNRVLAIAIWIKSIGHVNLTITRVKKRDEIENNEQMRSLVIYLIKLFNSLTFLLLLLSLHLLHFYRNKCSYSTVALRFIKLFYYFTITLYFLPLLFYISLGLFLSIIICVIINFSVDENDRIPTPENVINKLSVLKYSDMDFARNGKNEQEKKKKIKKTLF
- a CDS encoding MYND finger protein (putative) encodes the protein MDITDVDFFTHLSALRSGGVLDIYSKGWFECHKSLVSINLYLHRNSDMLDTIGDERVDALMGKFEILLRELITTYFVRFLHSEELTKCSKDKSLPQEVGGSELQSASGGPKNGDDTTAQNRISSYISLYHEVTLLNIFERVLCADHAYDKIDSHMINLFAYLYSNLVAFLKSNSEEYFVKPISEMSISEMLKEENDKSQNIDRLKIYISVINALRNITDRIHLLNNTVINKIVDYDILLILIPLLEKRPWAHDNYVFEGNEWVKREGSTLCTIEKQHLYISKSVFPENKNSYLIIDVPPHRRSPFHSGQVPEIFEEIKEDVLKNKRRLASLLSSVTIERDLLGSISDMYLSVYEFDQQAGKGAKKDTHGGPHSNDEKGANDKRGEASAEGEAKEEPFLCDSCKEIAELQCSQCKRAYYCSKECQVGFSHEQMKDWFHHREVCSYVT